In Bdellovibrionales bacterium, the following proteins share a genomic window:
- a CDS encoding helix-turn-helix transcriptional regulator, which produces MKEKKLSEIGIGERIAYLRNLRGIQGPELAELSKVSRSTVYQIEKGVKSPTVATLEKLAKALDVDVAVLFATEDVHVFDMKRIPKYKLKTDLPPTLFKGFHEVIEAAKKLGIK; this is translated from the coding sequence ATGAAAGAGAAAAAGCTGTCAGAGATTGGCATTGGTGAGCGAATTGCGTACTTGAGAAATCTTAGAGGTATTCAAGGTCCTGAGTTAGCAGAACTGAGTAAAGTAAGCCGATCCACTGTGTATCAAATTGAGAAAGGCGTAAAGAGTCCCACAGTTGCAACGCTTGAAAAATTGGCTAAAGCGCTTGATGTAGATGTAGCTGTATTATTCGCTACAGAGGACGTTCACGTTTTCGATATGAAACGAATCCCCAAATACAAATTAAAAACTGACCTACCTCCTACGCTTTTTAAGGGGTTTCACGAGGTCATAGAGGCTGCTAAGAAGCTGGGAATAAAGTAA
- a CDS encoding DUF2779 domain-containing protein: MKNYRLSKSQYTKARRCLKALYLYHHEEKSADPRSDFTQNILDQGLSVGELATSLFPGGTLIDAKFNQLELALAQTKKALETQPAAIFEATFQHNDVLVRVDILKNNSDGTWDLIEVKSSTSINPKSHYDDIAIQKWVLENSGIKLNTVNVMLLNSEYVRHGELELDKLFKIIPLNDEIHSSSERIESFIPTIQTALNKDSAPVTKIGSKCKSPYPCEFKSNCWKDVSSDSIHFLGKMTDAEKLKLANLGVERITEIPDDYKMKTNHHVEVLAFKTMKPQISESAIKEYLGELKYPLYFLDYESVAYAVPKYDGSWPYRQLTTQYSLHILDRPGGELRHKEFIHDEPSDPSRAVAEQLLKDIGDDGGSIIVYHLGFERARTEELAKALPDLADRLRSLNTRMWDLESPFAKRWYWDHRFSGSSSIKSVLPILKPEFSYKDLAIQKGDQAQTMYSKMVSMIEYNTERLKIKSALLSYCERDSLAMYLILKELFELFSDNAQKAAV; encoded by the coding sequence ATGAAAAATTATAGGTTATCAAAGTCTCAATATACAAAGGCGCGAAGATGCTTGAAGGCGCTCTACCTATATCATCATGAAGAAAAGTCCGCCGACCCAAGATCAGATTTTACTCAGAACATACTTGACCAAGGACTGAGCGTCGGTGAGCTTGCTACATCGTTATTCCCAGGCGGAACACTGATTGATGCCAAATTTAATCAACTTGAGTTAGCCCTTGCGCAGACTAAGAAAGCTCTCGAAACTCAACCAGCAGCAATTTTCGAAGCTACATTTCAGCACAATGATGTTCTTGTTCGCGTAGACATTTTAAAAAACAATTCTGATGGAACTTGGGATCTAATCGAGGTCAAATCTTCTACCAGTATCAACCCGAAATCACACTATGACGACATTGCTATTCAAAAGTGGGTTTTGGAGAACTCTGGTATAAAATTAAATACTGTTAACGTAATGCTGTTGAACAGCGAATATGTTCGCCACGGTGAGCTTGAACTCGACAAGTTGTTCAAAATAATCCCACTAAACGATGAGATACATTCTAGCAGTGAACGTATTGAATCATTTATTCCTACCATTCAAACGGCACTGAACAAGGACTCGGCACCCGTAACAAAAATAGGATCGAAATGTAAATCGCCATACCCTTGTGAGTTCAAATCAAATTGTTGGAAGGATGTTTCATCGGACAGCATTCATTTCCTAGGGAAGATGACAGATGCAGAAAAGCTGAAACTTGCCAACTTAGGTGTCGAAAGAATTACAGAAATACCAGACGATTATAAAATGAAGACCAATCACCACGTAGAAGTCTTAGCATTTAAAACGATGAAGCCACAAATTTCCGAAAGTGCAATTAAAGAATATTTGGGCGAACTGAAATACCCATTATACTTTCTTGACTATGAATCTGTAGCTTACGCTGTACCGAAGTACGATGGTAGTTGGCCATATAGGCAACTCACAACACAATACTCCTTACATATTCTAGATAGGCCTGGAGGAGAATTAAGACATAAAGAATTTATCCATGATGAACCGTCTGATCCTTCACGCGCAGTCGCGGAGCAACTGTTGAAGGATATCGGAGATGATGGCGGATCTATAATTGTTTATCATTTGGGATTTGAGAGGGCGCGTACTGAAGAGTTAGCAAAAGCACTTCCAGACTTGGCCGACAGACTGAGGTCCCTCAACACAAGAATGTGGGATTTGGAATCTCCGTTTGCAAAGCGCTGGTATTGGGATCACAGGTTTAGTGGTTCAAGTTCAATCAAAAGTGTGCTGCCAATATTGAAGCCTGAGTTTTCGTATAAGGACCTCGCCATTCAAAAGGGCGACCAGGCCCAAACAATGTATTCTAAAATGGTGAGTATGATCGAATACAACACGGAGCGCCTAAAAATCAAAAGCGCTCTTCTATCCTACTGTGAGCGCGATTCCTTGGCCATGTACCTTATTTTAAAAGAGCTTTTCGAACTATTCTCAGACAATGCCCAAAAGGCCGCCGTATAA
- a CDS encoding N-6 DNA methylase — protein sequence MATARNLSTNNAEVRPNSSDDSLNPNSSLKDVAYWESRLFSSVYLRNDLKRDFAERWERDFDDQVFDGEGNHVKRGFYHFYNEFRNIADSLRGFSRKNLSETDTITKIIVPLLDALGWYDNCTNNVEAPYAAETSFTIPAKPKNKTYRTDMILVDHPQEAGFVSDPEDNEKRKKEARRYCIVPLEAKYWNRIVEREKSNLKEDKKRANKDSDDTSAGASFNEQVLNYMNILHKQWGFVTDGNIWRLLNSEISSEAPERCFEFRIESLLDQESKIEAGGSDEAEFMEAAKYFYLFFGKASFIKDELGKVFVDEVLKESRKYIDSIEEDLKDRFISAMNIMCDGLLRVAQNLGTITKPTDQDLDLIRTVGESHLFNILFIKSCEARGILPIKSPNYYNISLTGIIDRISVFEPEKYSTKTERDYLDKKLATSLSLHKYAPNGTSLYKNLIRLTEVIHDGANKESYGFEIKGFKESIFSKKEWTFAKAHQLSDQEMVRILFELGYSKASSSLQRNYQQIPYSYFTPRQLGSIYESFLEYKLDIAKDQMVYLQKGKYKQWIKLTSTIQRELEGFEPIADRGHLYFTPDNVDKKATGSFYTPDYVVQYIIRETIGPLCNNKSSGELLKIKICDPAIGSGHFLIGALNYLTNEYLKAVENEQTSDLVPERSSAKRTVLDSCIFGVDVNPRAVKLSKMSLWLESATIGKKLERLDDQIKTGDSILGFNWQTEFKQVIDDGGFHSVLGNPPYLTLKGKDNSQRQDQYLDQLKDNYSEIYEYKGNLYNIFMYRGFELLRPGGRMSYIVPGTLLLNKYFGKTRNYFCHNSNLESLVKFNYPVFEASTGDTMVFVLSKTKKSKEVIVSAVQSPNELDLTDSRFAIPIDLVVRGEDSKWYVIDRKDYLLLNKLDSLARVGDQFDVKNGINTGNMAEFLIFDSKKTNMCKPFLEGKDIHPFKINWRELYINYDRDLKSKVPINKIKGRQKRHDYALRSEDIFDRPKLIIRQTADKPIVAFDEKQFYSRHSTHLILDKNNDKVRLKALCVLLNSPLYSKIYRLMVGEEGKVFAEVKTVHIENLPLPQLAESEMKMLSGVYDKFASGKLENIPASFKEVEEVFERYLGKLNKKKDVA from the coding sequence ATGGCTACAGCACGCAACCTATCCACCAACAATGCCGAAGTTCGTCCTAATTCTAGCGACGATTCCTTGAATCCAAATAGCTCACTCAAAGATGTAGCCTATTGGGAGAGCCGCCTGTTCTCTAGTGTCTATCTGCGAAATGATCTCAAAAGAGATTTTGCTGAAAGGTGGGAGCGTGACTTCGATGATCAGGTGTTCGATGGAGAGGGCAATCACGTTAAGCGCGGCTTCTACCACTTCTACAATGAGTTTAGAAATATTGCCGATTCACTTAGAGGGTTCTCACGCAAGAACCTAAGTGAGACTGATACAATTACGAAGATTATTGTACCGCTACTCGATGCTCTTGGATGGTATGACAATTGTACTAATAATGTTGAAGCACCTTATGCAGCAGAAACTTCCTTCACAATTCCAGCCAAGCCAAAGAATAAAACATACCGTACGGACATGATCTTGGTGGATCATCCGCAAGAGGCGGGTTTTGTAAGCGATCCAGAAGACAACGAAAAACGAAAAAAAGAGGCAAGAAGGTACTGCATTGTCCCCCTCGAAGCCAAATACTGGAACCGCATAGTTGAACGCGAAAAGAGCAACCTCAAAGAAGACAAAAAGAGAGCCAACAAAGACAGCGACGACACTAGTGCTGGGGCTTCGTTTAATGAACAAGTTCTAAACTATATGAATATCCTCCACAAACAGTGGGGTTTTGTTACGGATGGCAATATTTGGAGATTGCTGAATAGTGAAATTTCAAGTGAAGCGCCAGAGCGTTGTTTTGAATTCCGTATTGAAAGCTTGCTAGATCAAGAATCCAAAATCGAAGCTGGTGGATCGGATGAAGCTGAGTTCATGGAGGCTGCCAAATATTTCTATTTATTTTTCGGCAAAGCATCCTTTATCAAAGATGAGTTAGGAAAGGTTTTCGTAGATGAGGTTCTAAAAGAGAGCCGAAAATATATTGACTCTATTGAAGAGGATCTAAAAGACAGATTTATTTCTGCAATGAACATCATGTGCGACGGACTGTTAAGAGTTGCTCAAAATCTAGGCACGATCACAAAGCCAACTGACCAAGATCTCGATTTGATTAGAACTGTGGGCGAGAGTCATTTATTTAATATTTTGTTTATCAAGTCATGTGAAGCACGAGGAATTTTGCCAATAAAGTCACCAAATTATTATAACATTAGTTTAACTGGAATTATTGACAGAATTTCAGTATTTGAACCTGAGAAGTATTCCACGAAAACGGAGCGCGACTATTTAGACAAAAAATTGGCGACATCATTAAGCTTGCATAAGTACGCTCCAAATGGAACTTCACTTTATAAGAACTTGATAAGATTAACGGAAGTAATCCACGATGGCGCAAATAAAGAAAGCTATGGTTTTGAAATCAAGGGATTTAAGGAAAGTATCTTTTCAAAGAAAGAGTGGACATTTGCTAAAGCGCACCAACTTTCCGATCAAGAAATGGTTCGTATCCTTTTCGAGTTAGGGTACTCAAAGGCAAGCTCATCACTACAAAGAAACTATCAACAAATTCCGTACAGTTACTTTACGCCAAGGCAGCTGGGTTCCATATACGAAAGTTTTCTTGAGTACAAATTGGATATTGCCAAAGATCAGATGGTTTACCTTCAAAAAGGAAAATATAAGCAATGGATCAAATTGACTTCTACAATCCAAAGGGAGTTAGAAGGGTTTGAACCGATCGCAGATCGAGGGCATCTTTACTTCACCCCTGACAACGTGGATAAAAAGGCAACTGGCAGCTTTTATACACCCGACTATGTCGTTCAATATATAATTCGTGAAACTATCGGGCCGCTTTGTAATAACAAGAGTAGTGGCGAGCTACTTAAAATTAAGATTTGTGATCCAGCCATAGGAAGCGGACACTTTTTAATTGGAGCATTAAACTACCTAACTAATGAATATCTCAAAGCAGTCGAGAATGAACAAACATCGGACCTGGTGCCAGAGAGGTCTTCAGCTAAAAGAACTGTTCTGGACTCGTGTATATTTGGAGTTGATGTAAACCCAAGAGCTGTAAAACTATCAAAAATGAGTCTTTGGCTTGAGAGTGCAACGATAGGGAAAAAATTGGAACGGCTTGATGATCAAATAAAAACTGGTGACTCAATACTGGGATTTAATTGGCAAACGGAATTTAAACAGGTCATTGACGACGGAGGCTTTCATTCCGTTCTCGGCAACCCTCCGTACCTAACTTTGAAGGGTAAAGATAATTCCCAGAGGCAAGATCAGTATTTGGATCAGTTAAAAGATAATTATTCTGAGATATATGAGTACAAGGGCAATCTATATAATATATTTATGTATCGTGGGTTTGAATTGCTCCGACCTGGCGGCCGAATGTCGTATATTGTTCCAGGCACCCTACTGCTCAATAAATACTTTGGAAAAACACGTAATTATTTTTGCCATAACTCTAATCTAGAGAGTCTGGTTAAGTTTAACTACCCAGTGTTTGAAGCCAGCACGGGTGATACAATGGTATTTGTACTCAGCAAAACAAAAAAGAGCAAGGAAGTGATTGTGAGTGCTGTCCAGTCGCCTAATGAATTGGACTTAACAGATTCTAGGTTTGCTATCCCTATTGACCTAGTGGTGCGCGGGGAAGATTCGAAATGGTATGTAATTGATAGGAAAGACTATTTATTATTGAACAAGTTGGATAGCTTGGCGAGGGTGGGCGATCAATTTGATGTCAAAAATGGCATTAATACTGGAAATATGGCGGAGTTCTTAATTTTTGATTCAAAGAAAACTAACATGTGTAAACCCTTTCTAGAAGGGAAAGATATACATCCCTTTAAGATTAACTGGAGAGAACTTTATATAAATTATGATAGAGATTTAAAATCTAAAGTGCCAATTAACAAGATAAAAGGACGGCAAAAACGTCACGACTATGCACTGAGGTCAGAGGATATTTTTGACCGACCGAAGTTAATTATACGACAAACTGCGGACAAACCTATTGTCGCCTTCGATGAAAAACAATTCTACAGCAGACATTCGACACACTTAATTCTGGATAAAAATAATGATAAAGTTCGACTTAAGGCACTTTGTGTTTTACTTAACTCACCTCTTTATTCAAAAATATATCGCCTAATGGTGGGAGAAGAGGGGAAGGTTTTCGCTGAAGTGAAAACTGTCCATATTGAAAATTTGCCTTTGCCCCAATTAGCAGAATCGGAAATGAAAATGCTCAGTGGTGTTTATGATAAATTTGCTTCTGGCAAACTTGAAAACATTCCAGCCTCTTTTAAAGAGGTTGAAGAAGTGTTTGAAAGGTATTTAGGCAAACTCAATAAAAAGAAAGATGTTGCATAG
- a CDS encoding cold shock domain-containing protein, giving the protein MAKVKWQMGEVSWFNDGSGEGVVRGENGKNYYVHYSAIQSDDKRKTLKPSQKVKVQVLDDEFARHVTKLEVEL; this is encoded by the coding sequence ATGGCAAAAGTGAAATGGCAAATGGGTGAAGTATCTTGGTTTAACGACGGCTCTGGTGAAGGCGTTGTTCGTGGTGAAAACGGTAAGAACTACTACGTTCATTACTCCGCAATTCAGTCTGATGATAAAAGAAAAACACTAAAACCAAGTCAAAAAGTAAAAGTACAAGTACTTGACGACGAATTTGCTCGTCATGTGACGAAGCTTGAAGTGGAGCTTTAA